One Turneriella parva DSM 21527 genomic region harbors:
- a CDS encoding addiction module protein, whose product MVPGTLEKILHETESLSAEDKTRLADQLYSQVGISREIENEWRFELDRRSALSTSGKMGSITLAEFRAKYGERINRHSERPI is encoded by the coding sequence ATGGTCCCCGGGACTCTGGAAAAAATACTCCACGAAACCGAGTCGTTAAGTGCTGAAGACAAGACACGTCTGGCCGACCAATTATATTCTCAGGTTGGCATTTCCAGAGAAATCGAAAATGAATGGCGCTTCGAGTTAGACCGCCGCAGTGCACTTTCGACTTCAGGGAAAATGGGCTCGATCACGCTCGCAGAGTTCAGGGCCAAATACGGTGAAAGAATTAATCGTCACTCAGAGCGCCCAATTTGA
- a CDS encoding CheR family methyltransferase, with protein sequence MLTPLTQPLIPLTDAEFALFQKLIYEWAGIHMGHTKQALVTGRLMKRVRHYGFNSFSEYLKLVRDEAHADEKQVMINLLTTNETYFFREPKHFAWLKRKLASHPQGETFRLWSAACSSGQEVYSLAMVLADTLGARPWQIVGSDISEKILEIAMRAIYPIEQAAQISPEYLKRFCLKGVREAEGTFCIQGDLLKNIRFLQINLIAALPPSLGEFDAIFLRNVMIYFDRETRQKVSENLARYLKPGGHLVIGHAESLHGISARLKAVEPTIYTVSDKGDGTGR encoded by the coding sequence ATGCTGACACCCTTGACACAACCCCTGATACCGCTGACCGACGCCGAATTTGCGCTCTTTCAGAAGCTCATCTATGAGTGGGCGGGCATTCACATGGGTCACACCAAACAGGCGTTGGTGACCGGTCGCCTCATGAAACGGGTGCGGCACTACGGCTTCAACAGTTTTTCTGAATACCTGAAGCTCGTGCGCGACGAGGCCCATGCTGACGAAAAGCAGGTGATGATCAATCTGCTGACGACCAACGAGACGTATTTTTTTCGCGAGCCCAAACACTTCGCGTGGCTCAAACGAAAGCTTGCCAGCCACCCGCAGGGTGAAACGTTTCGCCTTTGGAGCGCAGCCTGCTCATCGGGGCAAGAGGTCTATTCGCTTGCGATGGTGCTCGCCGACACGTTGGGCGCGCGCCCATGGCAGATTGTCGGCTCTGACATCAGCGAAAAAATACTCGAAATTGCCATGCGCGCCATATACCCCATAGAGCAGGCTGCCCAGATCAGCCCCGAATACCTTAAGAGATTCTGCCTCAAGGGTGTGCGCGAAGCTGAAGGCACGTTCTGCATTCAAGGCGACCTGCTGAAAAATATCCGGTTTCTGCAGATTAACCTGATTGCAGCATTACCACCCAGCCTCGGTGAGTTCGATGCCATTTTCTTACGCAATGTCATGATCTATTTTGACCGCGAGACACGGCAAAAGGTCTCTGAAAATCTGGCGCGTTATCTAAAGCCGGGGGGCCACCTCGTGATTGGCCACGCCGAAAGTCTGCACGGCATCAGCGCGCGGCTGAAAGCGGTTGAGCCGACAATTTACACCGTCAGCGACAAAGGTGATGGCACCGGCCGATGA
- a CDS encoding chemotaxis protein CheD, with amino-acid sequence MNSMKPSVQEIYLQPGEYFWGGENNRVKTLLGSCVAICIWHPRFKIGGMSHCLLPSRGSQGGEQPQAELSGKYVDECLEIFFREMVRAGTRKQDYVVKVFGGGNMFELKDPSGATVGERNIEMLKVVLAREGISIAAQHLGGKGHRNVIFQLWNGDCWVKHADLLLPTGHEET; translated from the coding sequence ATGAATTCGATGAAACCTTCTGTGCAAGAAATCTACCTACAGCCCGGCGAATATTTCTGGGGTGGCGAAAACAACCGGGTGAAGACGCTGCTCGGTTCATGCGTGGCGATCTGTATCTGGCACCCCAGATTCAAAATCGGTGGCATGAGCCATTGCCTGTTGCCCTCAAGAGGTTCTCAGGGCGGTGAGCAACCTCAGGCCGAACTCAGCGGCAAGTATGTCGACGAATGCCTCGAGATTTTCTTTCGTGAAATGGTGCGCGCCGGTACGCGCAAGCAAGACTATGTCGTGAAAGTTTTCGGTGGCGGTAACATGTTCGAGCTCAAAGACCCATCGGGTGCCACAGTCGGCGAGCGCAACATCGAGATGCTGAAGGTTGTGCTGGCCCGTGAAGGCATTTCGATTGCGGCGCAGCACCTCGGCGGCAAAGGCCATCGTAATGTAATTTTTCAACTGTGGAACGGTGACTGCTGGGTGAAACACGCAGACTTACTCTTGCCCACAGGGCATGAAGAAACATGA
- a CDS encoding outer membrane beta-barrel protein, protein MKNKLHSIMLAAAVISAAPLFAQGGGLEIKGGVGSVKAANDKAGFDAGIAYAYKIERFFAFVPEINFNWINFDQCTNSPCRTQTVGGLTSTLTTTRNHYTLPLMLNLRFIVPMGTEDTPAVQPYVTLGAGYAWSFFEAKTPAYTDSVTSTPVPASTVSDSAAGFMYQGMVGLAFNLGMLTEGSASTTNILLEGGYRGGEVEKSGFKFDMSGYVLRVGAAFNF, encoded by the coding sequence ATGAAGAACAAACTGCATTCTATTATGCTGGCAGCTGCGGTAATCAGCGCTGCACCACTTTTCGCCCAGGGCGGCGGGCTCGAAATTAAGGGCGGCGTCGGCTCAGTCAAGGCAGCCAACGATAAGGCGGGTTTTGACGCCGGCATCGCATACGCCTACAAAATCGAGCGCTTCTTTGCGTTCGTGCCAGAAATCAACTTCAACTGGATCAACTTTGACCAGTGTACTAATTCGCCATGCCGAACGCAAACCGTCGGTGGCCTTACGTCGACACTGACAACAACCCGCAACCACTATACCCTGCCGTTGATGCTCAATCTGCGCTTCATAGTGCCCATGGGTACCGAAGATACCCCGGCCGTACAGCCATACGTAACGCTTGGTGCGGGCTATGCATGGTCTTTCTTTGAGGCAAAAACGCCTGCGTACACTGACTCAGTAACCAGCACACCAGTGCCAGCTTCAACTGTCAGCGATTCGGCAGCTGGTTTTATGTATCAAGGCATGGTAGGCCTTGCGTTTAACCTCGGCATGCTCACCGAAGGTTCTGCGTCCACAACCAACATTCTGCTCGAAGGTGGCTACCGCGGTGGCGAAGTTGAAAAAAGCGGATTCAAGTTCGACATGAGTGGCTACGTGCTGCGTGTCGGCGCTGCTTTCAATTTCTAA
- a CDS encoding CheB methylesterase domain-containing protein produces the protein MNALYHHASKLVAIGASAGGPHAIETVLGELGADMPPILITQHMPEVFTRAFARRLDEIMALTVVEADATEKLKSGTVYIAPGDRHLIVRRQGLELFATTDAGPPVNRHRPSVDVLFESVVSAAPASAMGIILTGMGNDGARGLAAMRHAGFLTIAQDEATSVVWGMPREAVKLEAVDGSHILPLSKIGPAIKNFVKLPI, from the coding sequence ATGAACGCGCTATACCATCACGCATCGAAGTTGGTTGCTATAGGCGCTTCGGCCGGCGGGCCGCACGCAATTGAAACGGTGCTGGGTGAACTTGGCGCCGACATGCCGCCGATTCTCATCACGCAGCACATGCCCGAAGTCTTTACGCGCGCATTCGCGCGCCGGCTCGACGAAATTATGGCGCTCACCGTTGTTGAGGCCGATGCGACCGAAAAGCTGAAGTCGGGCACAGTCTACATCGCACCCGGCGACCGCCACCTCATCGTCAGGCGCCAGGGCCTCGAACTATTCGCGACCACCGATGCGGGCCCGCCGGTTAATCGCCACCGGCCTTCTGTCGACGTGCTTTTCGAGTCAGTCGTCAGCGCCGCACCGGCATCGGCCATGGGAATCATTCTCACCGGCATGGGAAACGATGGGGCACGCGGGCTGGCAGCAATGCGCCATGCAGGATTTCTCACGATCGCGCAAGATGAAGCGACTTCGGTTGTCTGGGGCATGCCGCGAGAGGCGGTCAAACTCGAAGCGGTCGACGGCTCGCACATATTGCCGCTCTCAAAAATCGGCCCCGCTATAAAGAATTTTGTGAAGTTACCTATTTAG
- a CDS encoding EAL domain-containing protein: MRTVASLLLPLAFVFLPGCSQRALAAPESALPIIYGADEAFRPYEWFSEDGRLDGFQIELVREIGAVMGRRVTFVSGPWSTIRGRLIEGSVDVVSMFDQPVRREYADFGDPHSVLASEIFIRVGSKPIHSLEELNGKEVIQQAGALSTEYLRTQGIKYTSIQVRDQFEAMRLLASGKHDCVITTQVGGRYALQKLKLQNITTSGKPILASNVAFAVKKGNTEILNLLNEGLAKLKANGTYEIIYQRWLGEGNRIQLGEMRQMQRVLLLSLGVLALLIIGALVWVKMLRRAVAAKTFELQYLAEHDSLTGIYNRHYITVAIREAIQEFHAHPTQRAFGILFIDLDRFKLVNDSLGHHIGDLVIKAVAFELLASVDNRCLVARWGGDEFVVLVKSVPDNAALLKVAHKIADKLKTPYTLSGKDIFIGASVGAVMASLRYQSADQMLRDADNAMYRAKADKRTSVRVFEQQMHELAARNLRLSSDFQKAIARTELVNFYQPIYHLKSGQLVGFEALVRWQHPELGLLAPGSFLPILEKTEAMRLLGEAVMREAAATAKRWHENHTSEFYVSINVSDEQFAFGNLAEMLRSLLEEFNLPAHFLRIEITETVLMADIFGGMSQLDELKRLGIRILIDDFGTGFSSLSHLATIPAETIKIDRSFVHSLAANTKNYEIVRTILSLSSNLHLGAVAEGIETIEERELLSSLGCEFGQGYLFAAPMPAADAEILLGMNRLSG, from the coding sequence ATGCGTACTGTTGCCTCCCTGTTGCTGCCGCTTGCGTTTGTCTTTCTGCCCGGTTGTAGCCAGCGCGCACTCGCCGCGCCCGAGAGTGCGCTGCCCATTATTTATGGCGCCGACGAGGCCTTTCGCCCTTACGAATGGTTTAGCGAAGACGGGCGGCTCGACGGTTTTCAGATCGAGCTCGTGCGCGAAATCGGCGCGGTCATGGGCCGCCGTGTCACCTTCGTTTCAGGCCCGTGGAGCACAATTCGCGGCCGGCTGATCGAAGGCAGCGTCGATGTCGTGAGCATGTTCGACCAGCCGGTGCGGCGAGAATACGCTGACTTTGGCGATCCGCATTCTGTTCTCGCTTCTGAAATATTTATTCGGGTTGGGTCGAAACCAATTCATTCGCTCGAAGAACTCAATGGCAAAGAAGTCATTCAGCAGGCAGGCGCGCTTTCTACAGAATACCTGCGCACGCAGGGCATCAAATATACTTCGATTCAGGTGCGTGACCAGTTTGAGGCAATGCGGCTTCTGGCGTCGGGTAAACACGACTGCGTCATCACGACCCAGGTGGGCGGACGCTATGCTTTGCAGAAACTGAAATTGCAAAACATCACAACCTCGGGCAAGCCGATTCTGGCATCGAATGTCGCGTTTGCAGTAAAAAAAGGGAATACCGAGATATTGAATTTGTTGAACGAAGGCCTTGCGAAACTCAAGGCCAATGGCACGTACGAAATTATTTACCAGCGCTGGCTTGGCGAAGGTAACCGCATTCAGCTCGGTGAAATGCGGCAGATGCAGCGTGTGCTGCTCTTGAGTCTGGGTGTTCTGGCGTTGCTCATTATCGGAGCGCTCGTTTGGGTCAAGATGCTGCGCCGCGCCGTGGCGGCAAAGACGTTCGAGCTGCAATATCTTGCCGAACACGATTCACTGACCGGCATATACAACCGGCATTACATCACTGTGGCGATCAGAGAGGCGATTCAAGAATTTCATGCGCACCCGACGCAGCGTGCCTTTGGTATTCTTTTCATCGACCTCGACCGGTTCAAACTTGTGAATGACAGCCTCGGCCACCATATCGGCGATCTTGTCATTAAGGCGGTCGCGTTCGAACTGCTCGCTTCAGTCGACAACCGCTGCCTGGTCGCACGCTGGGGTGGTGACGAATTTGTCGTGCTGGTGAAGTCGGTGCCCGACAATGCGGCGCTGCTCAAAGTTGCGCACAAGATCGCCGACAAACTCAAGACTCCATATACCCTCAGCGGCAAAGACATCTTTATCGGGGCGAGCGTCGGCGCCGTGATGGCTTCGCTAAGGTACCAGTCGGCAGACCAGATGCTGCGCGACGCCGATAACGCGATGTACCGCGCCAAAGCCGACAAGCGCACTTCGGTGCGCGTTTTCGAGCAGCAGATGCACGAACTCGCCGCGCGCAACCTGCGCCTCAGTTCAGATTTTCAGAAGGCAATCGCGCGCACTGAGCTCGTGAACTTTTACCAGCCGATTTATCATTTGAAATCAGGCCAGCTTGTCGGCTTCGAGGCGCTTGTCAGATGGCAACACCCTGAACTTGGTCTCTTGGCGCCGGGGTCGTTTCTGCCGATTCTCGAGAAGACCGAGGCGATGCGGCTTCTGGGCGAAGCAGTCATGCGCGAAGCTGCTGCGACCGCGAAGCGCTGGCATGAAAACCACACGAGCGAATTCTATGTGAGTATCAACGTCTCAGACGAACAGTTCGCTTTCGGCAATCTGGCTGAGATGTTGAGGTCGCTGCTTGAAGAATTTAATCTGCCCGCGCATTTTTTGCGCATCGAGATTACCGAGACCGTTCTCATGGCCGATATTTTCGGCGGCATGTCGCAGCTCGACGAACTCAAGCGGCTCGGCATTCGCATTCTGATCGACGATTTTGGTACCGGGTTTTCGTCGCTCAGCCATCTCGCGACGATACCCGCCGAAACCATCAAGATCGACCGCTCGTTTGTGCATTCGCTGGCGGCGAACACCAAAAACTATGAAATCGTGCGCACGATACTATCGCTCAGCAGCAATCTGCATCTGGGCGCAGTCGCCGAAGGCATCGAGACGATCGAAGAGCGCGAGCTTCTCAGCAGTCTTGGCTGTGAATTTGGCCAGGGCTATCTTTTTGCTGCGCCAATGCCCGCAGCCGACGCCGAAATTCTTCTGGGCATGAACCGATTATCGGGATAA
- a CDS encoding TIGR00730 family Rossman fold protein gives MTKKRALFKAYEDPEFMTSFEARQVRILTEYLMPLTHFEKLRVKDTIVFFGSARLPAPHQAKAEREKLQAAGEWNAEEEQHFNLRLRYYKDAVRLAYRLTQWSKALPADARRFLICSGGGPGIMEAANRGAAHARGLSVGMNISLPFEQEPNPYITQTLNFEFHYFFMRKFWLMNMAKALVAFPGGYGTLDELFEVLTLVQTRKVQKRLPIVLFGKEYWEKVLNIEAMAKWRMIKYEDIDFIHFSDDPEEAFRFLTKSLTEIYL, from the coding sequence ATGACCAAAAAGCGCGCGCTCTTTAAAGCATACGAAGACCCTGAGTTCATGACGTCGTTCGAGGCGCGGCAGGTTCGCATTCTCACAGAGTACCTGATGCCACTCACTCATTTTGAGAAGTTGCGCGTCAAGGATACCATCGTCTTCTTTGGCTCAGCGCGTTTGCCCGCGCCGCACCAGGCGAAGGCCGAGCGCGAAAAGTTGCAGGCAGCGGGCGAATGGAATGCCGAAGAAGAGCAGCATTTCAATCTGCGGCTCAGGTATTACAAAGACGCGGTGCGCCTGGCATACCGACTGACGCAGTGGTCGAAGGCGCTGCCCGCCGATGCGCGCCGTTTTCTCATCTGCTCGGGCGGCGGCCCCGGTATTATGGAAGCAGCCAACCGAGGCGCAGCGCACGCGCGCGGGCTCTCAGTCGGTATGAATATCTCGCTGCCTTTCGAACAGGAGCCGAACCCTTACATCACGCAGACACTCAACTTCGAATTTCATTACTTCTTTATGAGAAAGTTCTGGCTGATGAACATGGCGAAAGCGCTGGTCGCCTTTCCCGGCGGTTATGGCACGCTCGACGAACTTTTCGAAGTGCTGACTCTAGTGCAGACTCGCAAGGTACAGAAGCGCCTGCCCATCGTGCTCTTCGGTAAAGAATATTGGGAAAAAGTTCTGAACATTGAAGCCATGGCAAAGTGGCGCATGATCAAGTATGAGGATATAGACTTTATCCATTTCTCTGACGACCCAGAAGAGGCTTTTCGCTTCTTGACCAAGAGCCTAACCGAGATATATCTTTAG
- the dctP gene encoding TRAP transporter substrate-binding protein DctP gives MSLRKIRISQVLFLFLLSSGSALFAEVTLKYATLAPENTVWARTIKKCVDEIDAKTQGQVKIRVFYGGIAGDEPSVMRKLKTGTIDIASFTGQTLGTVVTESRIFELPFFFENSRQVDAVIAKIYPELSKKFLAQGLVLSGWGENGFVYLMSKNKPITRYEDMQGVKIWAPKGDPLVKAMLAEYGLVPVYLGFEAVLPQLKTGGIDAFYAPPYGAIGLQWFREAKYLTNSRLANAAGATLLAKSAYDKLTDDQKKIVHSTLEKYAHELTLELRKENDKAYQVLLSKGIQKVEPSAEELARLKATALKVQDKLVGQLYSKELLQAARKARDGVK, from the coding sequence ATGTCGCTTCGAAAAATAAGGATTTCTCAAGTTCTGTTTCTTTTTCTGCTTAGCTCAGGCAGCGCGCTTTTTGCTGAGGTTACGCTGAAATATGCGACCCTTGCCCCAGAAAACACCGTCTGGGCCCGCACGATCAAAAAATGCGTCGATGAAATTGATGCGAAGACGCAGGGGCAGGTGAAAATTCGCGTGTTCTACGGCGGCATCGCGGGCGACGAACCGTCGGTAATGCGCAAGCTCAAGACCGGCACAATCGACATCGCGTCTTTTACGGGCCAGACGCTCGGTACGGTCGTCACAGAATCGCGCATCTTTGAGCTCCCCTTCTTTTTTGAGAACAGCCGGCAGGTCGACGCAGTCATTGCGAAAATTTACCCTGAGCTATCGAAAAAATTTCTCGCGCAGGGCCTCGTGCTTTCAGGTTGGGGCGAAAACGGCTTCGTTTATCTGATGAGCAAGAACAAGCCGATCACGCGCTATGAAGACATGCAAGGTGTGAAAATCTGGGCGCCGAAAGGCGATCCGCTCGTGAAGGCGATGCTCGCCGAATATGGTCTTGTGCCGGTCTACCTCGGTTTCGAAGCGGTGCTACCGCAGCTCAAGACCGGCGGTATCGATGCCTTTTACGCGCCGCCTTACGGTGCAATCGGCCTGCAATGGTTTCGGGAAGCAAAGTACCTGACGAATAGCCGCCTCGCGAATGCGGCCGGCGCAACGCTGCTGGCAAAATCGGCTTATGATAAATTGACTGACGATCAAAAGAAGATCGTGCACTCGACGCTCGAAAAATACGCGCATGAGCTAACGCTTGAGCTGCGCAAAGAGAACGACAAAGCCTATCAGGTGCTCTTAAGCAAAGGCATACAGAAGGTCGAGCCGAGCGCAGAAGAACTTGCACGGCTGAAAGCCACGGCACTCAAGGTACAAGATAAGCTCGTCGGCCAGCTCTACTCGAAAGAATTGCTGCAGGCGGCGCGTAAGGCCCGCGACGGAGTCAAATAA